From one Vanessa tameamea isolate UH-Manoa-2023 chromosome 9, ilVanTame1 primary haplotype, whole genome shotgun sequence genomic stretch:
- the LOC113396994 gene encoding proteoglycan 4-like isoform X1 translates to MSGGSQHNPNGRQSQIGSGWSPLQVLQVANLLARAPQAHMASERGVTWHTPTPPPHLYHVPAPSPPDPLQGLLLQAMKSGANSVFRHTATPPELYRHTPTPPDKHMLRHTPSPGDVKAGAALPPNDLYPHLAPGREKLMRADELLAYARGGVDLTVGGPRGANGSPAPIHPSTGAPALSVRDAPTINSLIARAAPHARPAHARVDALLERLSAAPAPASPHSVIVHSRAAPTPSPPSSNEDSADSCGAPPGSKRKRKPERTLRVPVPPPPPLDIPRHSSPPRVSPLTTQPPLENGDIVHSTQNGPEKPPSPQPPEPHARRKTRSGSAETIDDIAAMIASTDAERRDTAIEPTPPPETEVPVTVDKLKSVLASPEPEAKSPIPEKPPTPKSPEPEIKPPPQKSPLPKKDEPEPPPATAAAPRRRSARTSNSELTNVPVGSPSEAKPAEPEASEAGSAEPTAASFVEVENQLEKMFAGIEEEAPTGTEPAEKGLNEKKQTAKARKRRKSAPTKGERKASKRASRASTGDEAPRRKTARKKGVEKKKKEAPVKDAYDSGSNASSSRSRGPYIQIVGPRDSPVSVSVVNASASATEEERRTAGDEWRNGLRARGLHASTLGLRYDASTPDASWLCAFCERGPHSSGLGDLFGPYAIDINCEEFRSLDEASKRRFASSSGGAEVWFHESCGVWAPGLLAAGSRLWGLAAAVCGARSARCGSCGRAGAALSCATRACRATTHVPCATAWTLHDDFRAHCPRHA, encoded by the exons ATGTCTGGCGGGTCGCAGCACAATCCCAATGGTAGACAGTCGCAAATCGGATCGGGTTGGAGCCCCTTGCAGGTG TTACAGGTGGCGAACCTCCTTGCGCGCGCGCCGCAAGCCCACATGGCGTCGGAGCGCGGCGTGACGTGGCACACGCCGACGCCGCCGCCCCACCTCTACCACGTGCCGGCGCCCTCGCCCCCGGACCCGCTGCAA GGTCTCTTGTTGCAGGCGATGAAGAGCGGCGCGAACTCGGTGTTCCGTCACACGGCGACGCCGCCCGAGCTCTACCGACACACGCCCACGCCGCCCGACAAACACATGCTCAG GCATACTCCTTCACCGGGCGATGTTAAAGCAGGGGCAGCTTTACCTCCGAACGATCTTTATCCTCATTTGGCGCCAGGAAGAG agAAACTAATGCGAGCAGACGAACTCTTAGCATACGCGCGTGGTGGCGTGGATCTCACTGTGGGTGGACCTCGTGGTGCCAATGGTTCCCCCGCGCCCATTCACCCCTCCACGGGAGCTCCTGCCCTGTCAGTACGGGATGCACCCACGATCAACAGTCTCATCGCTCGTGCGGCGCCGCATGCGCGCCCCGCGCACGCGAGGGTGGATGCGTTGCTGGAGAGACTGTCCGCAGCGCCTGCACCCGCGTCTCCACACTCGGTCATTGTGCACTCTCGTGCCGCACCCACGCCGTCGCCGCCGTCCTCCAATGAG gactCGGCAGACTCTTGTGGAGCACCACCGGGATCGAAACGAAAAAGGAAACCTGAGCGCACGTTACGTGTGCCCGTACCGCCGCCCCCGCCTCTTGATATACCTAGACACTCATCTCCGCCTCGAGTTTCACCTTTAACTACACAACCACCTCTTGAAAATGGCGACATAGTACATTCAACTCAAAACGGACCAGAAAAACCACCTTCACCACAACCACCCGAACCTCATGCGAGAAGAAAAACCCGCTCCGGTTCAGCGGAAACTATAGATGACATCGCTGCGATGATCGCCAGTACAGACGCAGAACGTAGAGACACAGCTATAGAACCGACCCCACCACCCGAAACAGAAGTGCCAGTTACAGTAGACAAATTAAAGAGCGTCTTAGCGAGTCCTGAACCCGAAGCAAAGTCACCTATACCCGAAAAACCTCCAACCCCGAAGTCACCAGAACCTGAAATAAAACCTCCACCTCAAAAATCGCCTCTCCCTAAAAAAGACGAACCAGAACCACCTCCAGCGACGGCTGCAGCGCCCAGAAGGCGAAGTGCAAGAACTTCGAACTCGGAATTAACTAATGTACCTGTGGGATCGCCGTCTGAAGCGAAGCCCGCCGAGCCGGAGGCTAGCGAAGCGGGAAGTGCCGAACCAACCGCAGCAAGCTTCGTCGAAGTCGAAAATCAACTAGAAAAAATGTTTGCTGGAATAGAAGAGGAAGCACCTACAGGAACGGAACCGGCAGAGAAAGGCTTGAATGAGAAGAAACAAACGGCCAAAGCCCGAAAGAGGAGAAAATCGGCTCCGACGAAAGGAGAGAGAAAGGCGTCGAAGCGAGCGAGTCGCGCGTCAACAGGCGATGAGGCTCCAAGACGAAAGACAGCTAGGAAAAAAGGCGTTGAGAAGAAAAAGAAAGAAGCCCCTGTCAAAGATGCATATGATTCGGGAAGTAATGCGAGCTCCAGTCGGTCGAGAGGACCATACATACAG aTTGTCGGACCTCGTGATTCTCCCGTATCAGTCTCAGTGGTCAACGCATCTGCCAGTGCAACGGAAGAGGAGCGACGGACCGCCGGCGACGAGTGGCGCAATGGACTTCGTGCGAGAGGCTTACACGCCAGCACGCTGGGCCTGCGGTATGACGCTTCAACTCCTGATGCGTCGTGGTTATGCGCCTTTTGTGAAAGAGGCCCGCATTCGTCTGGCCTGGGAGATCTATTCGGACCCTACGCTATTGATATTAATTGTGAAGAATTtag ATCGTTGGACGAGGCATCAAAACGACGGTTCGCGTCATCATCAGGTGGCGCAGAAGTTTGGTTCCATGAATCGTGTGGTGTATGGGCACCAGGGCTCTTAGCTGCGGGGTCTCGCCTGTGGGGCCTGGCCGCGGCGGTGTGCGGAGCGCGGTCCGCCCGCTGCGGGAGCTGCGGCCGAGCCGGCGCGGCCTTGTCGTGCGCCACCCGCGCGTGCCGAGCCACCACACATGTGCCCTGTGCCACCGCCTGGACCCTGCACGATGACTTCCGCGCGCATTGCCCAAGACATGCCTAG